In Glycine soja cultivar W05 chromosome 10, ASM419377v2, whole genome shotgun sequence, the genomic stretch CTTTCTTCCTATTCCTATTAGATCATAAACTCTTTCATATTATATGGGTGTTTGAGAAacattattcaaaattaaaatatagaaaaagtacaaataAAACCTGTGTGTTGCAAGAATTGCTTGAACACGTTACTTTCAGCAATTAAATTGAAGGCAAGCTCATAAACAAACTAGGATAATTAGCAGTCAAATAGATGAGTTATTTGGGATAGGAGtaaatgtaaatttaattatgaagATGCTAAGActaacaaaattgaaaattgagatGACTAACAGACATTGCGTCCAAATCCGAGAAAACCATTGGCTCCATCAACCGAAATCTGGATCCCTTCCTGCTGAATATTCCCTATTATGGAAAGGGCAGAAGGAGAAGCAACGAATGCAAAATAGAAAGTTCCCACATCATCCGCCGGAATTAAGAAATTTTGAGTCAGGATGGTCAAGATCTGCCCGCCCGAGAAATAAAACAACACTGTGGGCACCCGAATCGTCACAAACCCGTTCAAATCATAACACGTGTTGAAAATGGACACTCCTGGTGCCCGGGGCAGGTTGGTTGTTTGCGCCACAAAGGCGTCCCGGAAGGCACCGTAAGCCACCATCGGAAGTCTCGTGACGGTGATTCCAGTGTCCATCACGGCCCCTTCATCGCCTAAATCTGTCACACGATAAAGATCTTCGGATATGTTAAGCTGCGTGCCTCCAACCCCGAGACCCGAAAGGCCAACGTAGTTGAAGCTGGGGAAGAAGGGGTTGGGGACGAGTGGGACCCACGAAAAAGCCACCCCTTCAGGGCCTTAATCCTATCCTCAAATGACTTCATCGTGTTCGCCACGATGAGCGTCTCGTCCAAATCGAACACAATCGCGAGACATCGCAGGTTCAACATTGCCAAGCACGCGTCGTAGATCCCCAACAGCACCACAAGCACGAGAAATTCTTCCTCTTGCTCGGCATTGAGTTCACTAACATGCTTGTCGCTGTCATAAACCTTGAATGACTCATATCCCTCGCGTGCGAAATGGTTTTGAGAAACCGAAACGACGGCAGTGGAGAAGACGAACTACAACAAGTGCACCCAGCTCGATTTGAATGCCCGCACAATGTGTTTGAGGACTGACCGCGAGAGTGAGCCAACTACAGAGTTAATAATTAGGGTAACTTAAACAAAGATGGTCCTTCAGCCAAACCCGTCTTCGTTTAAGCTTtccatatttacaaaaatgtcatggactaacattctaagatggttctgtacgaccgtcttagaatgcgtgacgtaaaaacaaaaaatattactcctaattaataatcatcttagaatgtgcatAGTAGAATCAATATTTTCCAGTAGTGTATTTTGAACAACCAATAAGTCTCAAGTCCTCAAATTCAACAACTAGCAAGTCAGCAACCCTCCAATGTTGCAAGTCAATAACCAGTTTTGGGTACACATCAAAGCCTCCAAAGTGTTTGAATTCAACTTACTATAGTGTGAACTCGAAACACAACCACCAGCATTGTAGGCTAACTCTGAAGCAACTATTGAGATAGGAAAATCTAAAAAGTCTCTTGCAATTTTTTGAATAGTTGAGTATTTTAGACCATTTTGTTTCAGAGTCATGTAATGGTCAAATATAGTTACTTGTTACAATGAATATTTGATGAATAACTAATAAACCCATTATAAGTGCTAAGAAAATAGAATGAGAAATTAAACACAAACTTTTGTTGCCAGTGTACCACACTCATCATTTTGTTGCAAGTAACAATTTACGACAAAAAAAGACAAGAAGAAACAAATAGGGAAATAACTGAGTCCCAAATTATATATTGTCAATGATGGAGGATGGGCATAACTTGTAATATCATCCATGAccattaattcacaaaaaaattatctttcaaagaaataaagaaaacccaaataatcaaaacatgaaaacaaacatgGGTACTGAAAACTAAAATCTGAGCAACCACCTAgccaaagaaaatagaagattaAAACTTTCAAATGTAAAATGTAATTCCGAAATGGTCAAGCAAAGCCATggggaaaaaagaaatgaaggaGATGTGTAGTAAACAAATCCATTGACAGGAAGAAAGTAGCCAACACTTACACTTCAATGTGACTGGCGATGAGTGGTGACAGGACTAGGTGGTGAAGGTGCAGTCTGGGAAAAGTGAGCAACGCAGAGCGGTCTAGGGCGAGAAGTAAAGTGAATGAGTTATTTGAGGGTTTGAGTTTTGAGGGGACCGAGTTGTTACTTGTTAGAATTTCTTTAAATATaagggtaattttgtaatttccttAGACTGAGGACCCACAGGGTGGGGGGAATGATTCCCATCCCCATCCCCGCAATGCCCGCAGGGAAATATTTATCCCCATCCCCGTGGGAAAAAATCCCCATCTGTGGGGCCCCAAATAGGGCAGTCCTTGCGGGGATCCTTATTTACGGTACAAATTGACACCCTTATGCTGGGTAGAGGAGACCTTATATTTGGTGGTTTCTTAACCAAACCTTATTGTAATGACTTATGTTTCCATTCGTTAAATATATTACCTTTTCACCCATACTAGTCCTATTTTCTATTTGTTCTTAATGGAATCAAATTTAATCACACAATTTCTTcttctactatttttttttattttaacttaaagcATTATAACATTTTAGTGCATAAAATTCCCCTTTTATTCTTTGAGGCTGACCTTAGGACCAAAAACATCAATCTTTCAATTTTTAGCACTTATAGAAAGCTTGCTTGATTggttaatttcaaaaaaaagttttctaaCACCTTGGATGAATTTCATTTCATTGCTATGAAATTTAAATCTAtgctataataaaataaaaacttataacTTATATTCCTTTTCTTCAACCAAAACCAACACTTGAGACAAGAAATCAAAGCTAAATTTCCATTTGGTTACCATTTAACTTCTTGTAAGCTTGGGGATCAAAACAaagccaaattaaaaaaaatatatatccccttctctttttttaacaCCAAAATTGATTAAGAGATAGACAaagtaaa encodes the following:
- the LOC114371325 gene encoding protein ASPARTIC PROTEASE IN GUARD CELL 2-like, yielding MSKVERFEGLGMEGRRKEEEAAQGFLKNVFVFSTAVVSVSQNHFAREGYESFKVYDSDKHVSELNAEQEEEFLVLVVLLGIYDACLAMLNLRWVAFSWVPLVPNPFFPSFNYVGLSGLGVGGTQLNISEDLYRVTDLGDEGAVMDTGITVTRLPMVAYGAFRDAFVAQTTNLPRAPGVSIFNTCYDLNGFVTIRVPTVLFYFSGGQILTILTQNFLIPADDVGTFYFAFVASPSALSIIGNIQQEGIQISVDGANGFLGFGRNVC